gtaaaaaaaaaactaaaatgatatagattttttattaaataaattttttttttcattggattgtaaatataaattaaaaaatttaaccacaaaatttaaatgtcttcatttttttaactgtataatttaatattttttcaatttctatAGTAATCATGTTAATTCTTTTAGTTTATGTCCCCGCTCCACAAACTTTATCACTAATCGACATCTaaaagttttatatttgaacaaaagttttttttgctgtagtttttctttattacttttaattaaattcatttaattttattaattttttctcaTACTTTTTATTGGCTTTAACTAACTACATTGTCTAtactaactaattttattaaGAAATTGACTTTCACTCTTTTCATGatttattaaagtaaaaaatttgattaataataaaaatatttaacaaacaaatactaatatttaaataatcaaGGAATCATTACTTATTCGTAAGATGTAGCTTAACTTTGCATATTATTGAATATAACAAACTTTTAACATGCAGTATTGaatcaagataaaaaaaatttaaataaaaatatattttcttattgaGTCCAATAATACATACAAGttcttttattgtatttttgttttttatcatCTATCAATCATAATGTATAAACTAGATCGTAATCAAAAGTatgattaaacaaataaaaattagaattaaaataaaaaacttcaaaaaataaactattattttatctttataataaATTGGAATACTATAAAATACTACAATATTCAAAAGTCTAAAAGATAGATATCTAACTCTATTGCTAGAAATTTTAGATTATACTACACACTACAGGATACGCGCAGAATAGCAGcggtttaatttttaaattgcgGCGGTTTCATGAATTTTACGGCAAACAGTGTAGCCGCTGCTAGATCATCCAAAAGTGATTTTCCACGCGTGTTTGCGACAACCAACGACCGCCGCTATTTGCTACTTTGTTTTTTAAGGACTTTATTCGCGGCGGTTTAAACCGCCGCTATTCCGaggaattttttaataatttattttgattaatttgacaaatctgggtaattttttttcaacttcTTTTTATCTAAAGAATTTTAtcgttatttaatttttttatcttttttattatattttatttttttatttttttatttaaagaatattATACCTTTTTTATCTCTAAAATTCTGCACTATGGAAACAAAACTCATGAATATTTAACTGCGAAGCAAACTGACAtatctattttaataatgtCAATAAAGGTAAAGTACCTGGCTAATAGTCAATGATGCATAAATTAATGATGCAATACTTAACATAAAAGTAAAGTACCTGGCTAATAATTAATATGCATACTTAACATAAACTAAACAtatactgaaaaacaaagtatCACATAAAACCTAATTTCTATTTTCCGCCATGTCCATCCAAAGAATTCATCCGTGCAGTGATGTCCGGAGGCAGCTCTCCACATTGCTGTTGGACCAGATAACTCAGCACACTCTTTATTGCCTCCCTCTTCATTTTCTCTGCTGCTAATTCATCCTATATTGCTTTCCGCTTCAATTTTTTGGTTGTCACCTCTGCCTATAGTTCACACAGCATCCTTTGGGCCTCTTCTACTTAAACTCTATTCACTGGTGGCTGCGAACTCAGACGGAAGAGCTGACTTGGTGTCGGCCCGTGTCCCATCCCACACACTCTACCCGGGTGATCTTTACCGAGAGCTTGGGCAAAGGAATCATTTTTTGACAATATTCTTGTAGATTCATCCAGCTGCTCaatctcaaatatttttttttctgcaggcataaataaaattacacaaTCACACTAGACTAATAGCATACTCAAGACATTTTAATAACTAAACCCAACATGTTACAACATAAATGATTAAGTGTACTTACACCAATCTTTCGAGCTTCTTGATGTATATAGCTTCCATCAGATATTTTGTGCTTTAGGATCCATACTTCTCCCTTACCAACTCTCATCCCTTGCTTTTCTGACTGTAACAATACAATTTATGCCATGAATTTcacttctttaaaattttctaataattctttgttgttttacTATATAAATAAATCAACACTAAATGCTACTTATACTTGATTACAAATTTATATTACCATTTCTTCCCTTGCCCTAGCCAAGCTTTTAGAACCGCCAGTGTGTGTGTAAAGTTATTTTTTTCGATTCAGCGCATTTTGCTTGCACTTCGCCTATTAAAAATCAACAGTAAGCTACTGTTCACTAAAGCAATAAGTATAACTATGTAGCATATATGTATCCTACGTTGCAAGAGACTCAAAATACTGGAGCAATAAGTATAGTAGTGTGAAAATTGAATAAACTGTACGTAATCTTAAGTTAAGTATTGTTTTAACAAGAACAATAGTTATATGCATGCGGTCCCTATTTACATATAAGAAGTTAACAATGTTATTGTATTTCTAATATGCAAATACAATTCCTATTTAAAAAGCTTTAGCAGGCATGTGTGACATATCCCAATAACAATTATatagtataaattataataataggggtactcaaattaaatcaaaagtCTTATACAGTAACAGACAAACAACAAAGTTGTAATAATGAAAGTTGGTGTACATCAATCTCATCATCATGTAAGTATATATTATGATTTTAGCCAAACATTCCTTCTGGACCGTGACATGTGCTGAGTatgtttatattaaatttaattacacATGTATATTAAATAACAGGgttaaaattcaaatcaattgGAATAAAAACTATATCAGACTTTGGATTAATAGTTATTAGAATTGAACTGATTAAATCACTCAATCAAATTGAATCTGTGGGCTACAGATTCAATTGGCCtggtcataattaaataaatggGGTACCTTTGTTGCAGGATCATTACGATAGtcaatgaaccacctccaatgctGTCTAGGAATTCCCTCCGGGTGCTTCTCAAGATTCTGCTCAAGTGTCCTTATTAGTTTGTAATGCGAGTCGTACAGCCTCCCCCTTGTGTCCTTCCAGGACCTCCCCATTTGTTGCAAAAGTATTTTCTTGATTCTACCACTACTATCCTGAAAGTGGAACATCTCCTGCGAGGACAATGTCAAGCTGTAAGTAATTGCAAGTTATAAGGTTTGATATGATTAAACAATGCCGAAAGTCATTACCTTTATGCAATCATCATAAACCCTATCTTTGCCCTGCACCTTTGCCCAACTCTTTTCACAAATAGAAAATTTGCTGTAATAAGAACCCAGCGCTCCTAGAATGACACTCAACAGGCCAGCTACATCTCCGACTGCTTGCAGTTCCTCATTGAACCTCAGTATGATCTTGCTAGCATTAAGAGACTGCTCCACAGCCTCCCTCACACTCATTTTAGCTTGCTTGACTATTCCTTCagaatctataaaaaaaaaggtaTTTACGTGTTCAACGTGCCCAACATGTGAGCCACACATAAGTATATCATTAGCTAATCAATCAAAAAGTTTTATGGTTCAACACTTGTTATCAATGAGATCAATATTTCtaaactctgaagaagaagcttatgatactaagaacccttcaatggCAGAGATGAATTACATGgatgaagcctatggaaacacctataatccctcatggagaaatcatccaaatttctcatggaaggatcaacaaaagccccaacaaggctttaataatggtggaagaaacaggtttagcaatagcaagccttttccatcatcttctcagcaacaaacagagaattctgagcagagcccctctaacttagcaaacatagtctctgatctatctaaagccactttaagtttcatgaatgaaacaaggtcctccattagaaacttggaggcacaagtgggtcagctgagtaagaaaatcactgaaactcctcctagtgctctcccaagcaatacagaagagaatccaaaaatagagtgcaaggccattaatattatcaaaatggccgaatccaaagaggaagggaaggacgtgaatcccaatgaggaagacctcatggaaCGTCCcccagacagaaaggagttccctattgaggacctaaaggaatctgagactcatatagagaccatagagattttaTTAAACTTcattctgccattcatgagatctgagaactattcttcctctgaagaggatgaagatgtaactgaagagcaagttgctcaatatctaggagccaacatgaagctgaatgccaagttgtttggtaatgagacttgagaAGATGAATCTCTTTTGCTTATTAGTGAaataaatacatgggttcagcaaactctacctcaaaagaaacaagatcctggtaaattcttaatatcctgtaccataggcaccatgacctttgagaaggctctgtgtgacttggggtcagttataaatcttatgccactctctgtaatggagaagctggggatctttgaggtacaagctgcaagaatctaattagagatggcagacaagtcaataaaacaagcttatggattggtagaggacgtgttagtaaaggttaaaggcctttacatccctgctgatttcataatcttaaacACTGGGAtgatgagaatgaatccatcattcttggaagacccttcctagccagaGCAGgagctatgattgatgttgacagaggagagctagtccttcaattgaatgggaactaccttgtgtttaaagctcaaggatcttcctctgcaaccatggaaaagaggcacgataagcttctctcaatatagagtcaaataaagcccccacaatcaaactctaagtttggtgttgggagaccacaactaaactctaagtttggtgttgagaagcccccacattcaaactctaagtttggtgttgggaggccctcatcatgctctgatgatatgtgaagctccatgagagctcactgtcaagctattgacattaaagaagcacttattgggaggcaacccaatttttttttatctatatttctattgttcttttatgttttattaggtttatgatcttGTGGAGTTACAAAACAATTACGAaagttaaaaacagaataaaaaacaacagaagaaaaagcacaccctggaggaagagcttactggcgtttaaacgccagtaaggagcatctggctggcgtttaatgccagaacagagcatgaagctagcgttgaatgccagaaacaagcagcagtctggcatttaaatgccaggattgcaccctgaggaaagctggcgttaagcgccagaaacaagcagcaaagtggcgtttaacgccagaaacaagcataaagctggcgttcaacgccagaaacaggcagcagtctggcgttaaacgctaagattgcatacagagggcattttacatgcctaaagaGTGCAGGgttgagaaatccttgacacctcaggatcacctcaggatctgtggaccccacaggatcctgaCCTACCTTTtccctctctctcacaccttttcataacactcttttccaaatatcattcaccaatcacctcaatcactcttccccatcacctcttcaccactcacatccatcctctcttccccataaaccccaccaccttcaaattcaaaatctctttcccacccaaacccaccctacatgaccgaaccatatacccctctccctccactatataaacccctccacacttcttcattttcacacaacaccaccctttctttttccccttggccgaaacctacaccactctccctctcctccatctcttcttcttcttcatctattctttcctcttttgctcaaggatgagcaacattctaagtttggtgtggtaaaagcatagcttttttgtttttccataaccattgatggcacctaaggccagagaaacctcaaaaaagaagaaagggaaggcaattgcttccacctctgagtcatgggagatggagagattcatctcaatagcccatcaagaccacttctatgaagttatggccaagaagaaggtgatccctgaggtccatttcatgctcaagaaaaatgagtatccggagatccgacatgagatccaaagaagaggttgggaagttcttaccaaccctattcaacaagtcgaaatcttaatggttcaagagttctatgccaatgcatggatcactaggaaccatgatcaaagtatgaacccaaatccaaagaattatcttataatagttcgggggaaatgcttagatttcagtccggaaaatgtaaggttggcattcaacttgcctatgatgcaagaagatgcatgcccctacactagaagggtcaactttgatcaaaggttggaccaagtcctcatggacatatgtgtggaaggagctcaatggaaaagagactcaaaaggcaagccggttcaattgagaagactagaccttaagcctgtggctagaggatggttggagttcatccaatgctccatcatccccactagcaaccgatccgaagtaactgtggatcgggccatcatgatccatacatcatgattggagaggaagtagaagttcatgaagtcatctctttagaactctacaaagtagccgaaaagccatccaccttggcaaggctagctttttctcatcttatttaCCATATATGCTACTTAGctagagttgtcatagaaggagacatcctcattgaagaggacaagcccatcactaagaagaggatggagcaaacaaaagAGCCCATTCATGGTTCTCAAGAGACgtatgaggaagctcatcatcaagaaattcctgagatgcctcagggaatgcaatttcctccaaacaactattgggaacaactcaacacttctctagaaggattaagtcatgacatgaaccaattaagggtggaacaccaagaacactccattattctcaatgagattagagaagatcaaagggctttgagggaggagcaacaaaggcaaggaagagacatagaggagctcaagaacaccattggtccttcaagaagaaggcgccaccatcactaaggtggactcattccttaacttccttgttcttacctctctgtttttcggtctttaagcttcatgtttgtctatgtttgtgtctttattacatgatcattagtgtctaatgtctatgtcttaaggctatgaataattccatgaatccttcaccgttcttaaataaaaaatatttttaatacaaaagaacaagaagtacatgagttttgaatccatccttgaaattagtttaattatattgatgtggtgacaatactttttgttctctgaatgaatgcttgaacagtgcatattttttatcttgttgtttatgaatgttaaaattgttggctcttgaaagaatgatgaacaagaaaaatgttattgataatctaaaaaatcataaaatcgattcttgaagcaagaaaaagcagtgaataacaaaagcttgcgaaaaaaatggcgaaaaaaatataaaagaaaaagaaaaagcaagcagaaaaagccaatagtccttaaaaccaaaaggcaagggtaaaaaggatccaaggctttgagcatcaatggataggagggtccaaggaaataaaatccaggcctaagcggctaaattaagctgtccctaaccatgtgcttgtggcatgcaggtccaagtgaaaagcttgagactaagtggttaaagtcgtgatccaaagcaaaaagagtgtgcttaagagctctggacacctctaactggggactttagcaaagctgagtcacgatctgaaaaggttcacgcaatcatgtgtctgtggcatttatgtatccgatggtaatactggaaaacaaagtgcttagggccacggccaagactcataaaagttgttgtgttcaagaaacaacatacttaactaggagaatcaataacactatccaaactctgagttcctatggatgccaatcattctaaacttcaaaggataaagtgagatgccaaaactattcagaagcaaaaagctacaagtcccgctcatctaattagaactaatattcattgatattttgagatttatagtatattctcttctttttatcctatttgattttcagttgtttggggacaagcaacaatttaagtttggtgttgtgatgagcggatactttatacgctttttggcattgtttttaggtagtttttagtagaatctagctacttttagggatgtttttattagtttttatgcaaaattcacatttttggactttactatgagtttgtgtatttttctgtgatttcaggtattttttgactgaaattgagggacctgagcaaaaatctgataggaggctgacaaaggactgttgatgctgttggattctgacctccctgcactcgaaataaattttctggagctacagaagtccaaatggcgcgctctcaattgcgttgaaaagtagacattcagggctttctagaaatatataatagtccatacttcattcgagtttagacgatgcaaactggaattcaacgccagttccatgctgcattctagagtaaaacgccagaaacacatcacaaaccagagttaaacgccaaaaacatgttacaactcagcgtttaaccccaagagaaggctttacacgtgtaaagctcaagctcagctcaAGCACAAACCAAAGTGgaccccaaaagtggatttctgcacttagacttatttctataaaccttagtagctagtctagtataaataggactttttactattgtattttcatctttggatgtttagtccttagaccagAGTCTAGTCTTTGGATGGATCTTTAATCAGTGTATGCAattttagaccttcatgggggctggccattcggccatgcctggacctttatcacttatgtattttcaacggtggagtttctacacactatagattaaggtgtggagctctgctgttcctcaagtattaatgcaattactattattcttctattcaattcagcttattcttattctaagatattcgctgaaattcaacatgatgaatgtgatgatccgtgacactcatcatcattctcacctatgaacacgtgcctgacaaccacctccgttctaccttagattgagtgcgtatctcttggattccttaatcagaatcttcgtggtataagtggtgccagggcatctaggccagtttcactgaccttttctttactgttttaaggtagtttcatgcattttcttaggaaataagcaagttttggatgaaatttcatttacaccttgattcaagcaactagtatgaattttacatgatttcatgaggattttgcaaggattgaatgacaaattgattatgcataatctcatgtcttgggctagagctttgatgcactttatttgcttaatttcaggacaaaggaagcaagaagaAGCCACGTTAGCAGTCACGTTAACCTAATTAACGTAACCACTAACGTAGAATAGGGACAAGCTTGTAGCGTTAACGAAAAAGGTGACCACCAAAAACGCCTGCGAAACCATCATAAGctcacgttaattgccacgttaactaggttaacgtggtagttaacgtggagaaaaagggagctccaacgttagtggtaaaagtgaataccaCTAACACTACAAATTGGCAattagccacgttaagagtcacgttaacttagttaacgtgaactctaatgtgGAAGGGAaagacaatgccaacgttagtgacactcacctttgtcactaatgttggatcaAGCcaacattgcccacgttagtggtcacgttaagaccattaacgtgaaagttaacgtggagctaagcatgatgagccaacgttagtgacactcacctttgtcactaatgttggagatggcattcactaccacgttagtggccacgttaacctagttaacgtgaactctaacgtggagaggaggggcgtttggagcgttagtgacaaaggtaagtgtcactaatgctctcgaaacttaggcatgcccacgttaagagacacgttaacctagttaacgtgaactctaacatggggAAAGGGGGCACAAtgcaacgttattggaaaaggtgattcccaataacgtttgcgaaggatCATGAGGCAATGTttgtggtcacgttagtgccactaacgttgaagttaacatggaccattttggggttggaacgttagtgagaaaggtgattgccactaacgttctcgaacccacattttcacgtagcgttaacaccactaatgtcctaactaacgcccatgcctaactcacacttttctgcaagatgagcccactgaagattgtacCTGCTTCAACTCAATATCTAAGGCCCTCATCCAAGACTTGAAAAACTCACTAGAAgctcaagaagagtagtatatataggagtagttttgaactataaaaaagcttggcactttggagaactaccctctgtatatttacttttctgcactttttaGCGAAGCATGTATTCTTTTATGCCATgttccatttccagagctatgaataactaaacccctttcattgggatagggagctctgttgtaatttgatggatcaattatagttttcattcttcttcctctttcttttctcttggttTGCTAGAaggctttcgatcttaattcaattggttagttttcttggaaaagaaactctccataattggatctcctctaagccttggaaaaggaatgaggagatcatgctagaaatgctttctcatgttggaccaaattaggGTCTgggtggatatagtgacatgtaatcctcccaacactttgatttggaaatacatgtgatATAATCAGTggccacacttcatctcttcccatgagcaattaaatcaaggaattgggcaattgttcaagcttagagagattggattgccaaggaattgggattcaatcacttaagattgccaaggagatcaatgaatgcattgattgaggaagagatgagaatgaacttgatccggagaattcaacatctcctaagcccaatgaatttcccatttctgatcttacccattctctttactttctgccatttattttcatgttcatctccccaaatccccatttaagattttgcactttattttctgccatttactttctcgccatttaatttcctgcaatacCAACTAccttctgtttagctcaactagcatactcttccaaaaattgcttgatcaatcaatccctgtgggattcgacctcactctattgtgagtttttacttgacgacaattcggtatacttgccgaagggaattttattgagagacaagttttcgtgcatcaagtttatggcgccgttgtcggggattgattttgtatcaacaatgattaagttggaagttcactagattgagcatttttcttttatttgtttattttatctagTCATTTATCTTCAGTTTCTTTAGTTTCTTCCTTGCCCCCTCACCCCTC
The genomic region above belongs to Arachis duranensis cultivar V14167 chromosome 3, aradu.V14167.gnm2.J7QH, whole genome shotgun sequence and contains:
- the LOC107480026 gene encoding uncharacterized protein LOC107480026 — protein: MSVREAVEQSLNASKIILRFNEELQAVGDVAGLLSVILGALGSYYSKFSICEKSWAKVQGKDRVYDDCIKEMFHFQDSSGRIKKILLQQMGRSWKDTRGRLYDSHYKLIRTLEQNLEKHPEGIPRQHWRWFIDYRNDPATKSEKQGMRVGKGEVWILKHKISDGSYIHQEARKIGVKKKIFEIEQLDESTRILSKNDSFAQALGKDHPGRVCGMGHGPTPSQLFRLSSQPPVNRV